From a region of the uncultured Desulfatiglans sp. genome:
- a CDS encoding conserved hypothetical protein (Evidence 4 : Unknown function but conserved in other organisms) codes for MSEEMTRRLSRSITGWVALWFLVLAAGLVAGGWWYFESLRAGAVMDEQPVLKTLWDARLVLGAILAGSVLVTGILLRVCIGGTVGRHVAEWRPVAPAGGKRVRTERPLEAPARSEAAAESRETAERRALQVVAILQREGRLVDFLSEDLSAYEDAQIGAAVRSIQESCRKVLQKHLAFAPVMDQEEGEQVTVQAGFDAGSIKLTGNVTGDPPFSGVLQHRGWRATRVDLPTLSGTQDPKLIAPAEVEVQ; via the coding sequence ATGAGCGAAGAGATGACCCGACGTTTGTCGCGATCCATCACCGGGTGGGTCGCGCTCTGGTTTTTGGTTTTGGCGGCAGGATTGGTTGCCGGGGGGTGGTGGTATTTCGAAAGCCTGAGGGCAGGGGCTGTGATGGACGAGCAGCCTGTGCTGAAAACCCTCTGGGATGCCAGGCTGGTTCTCGGCGCGATTCTGGCGGGCAGCGTCCTGGTGACCGGAATCCTTCTTCGCGTCTGCATTGGCGGCACGGTGGGTCGGCATGTGGCCGAATGGCGCCCAGTCGCCCCGGCCGGCGGGAAGCGCGTTCGCACCGAGCGTCCACTCGAGGCGCCGGCGCGGTCCGAGGCGGCTGCGGAATCGCGGGAAACGGCGGAGCGCCGGGCGCTGCAGGTCGTGGCCATTCTGCAGCGGGAGGGCCGCCTGGTCGATTTTCTGAGCGAGGATCTGTCTGCATACGAGGATGCGCAGATCGGTGCGGCGGTCAGGAGCATCCAGGAGAGCTGCCGGAAGGTTTTGCAGAAGCACTTGGCGTTCGCTCCGGTGATGGACCAAGAGGAAGGGGAGCAGGTGACGGTGCAGGCGGGTTTTGACGCCGGATCGATCAAGCTGACCGGGAATGTCACCGGGGATCCTCCGTTTTCCGGTGTCCTGCAGCATCGGGGCTGGCGGGCGACGCGTGTGGACCTGCCGACGCTTTCAGGCACGCAGGACCCGAAGCTGATAGCACCGGCGGAGGTCGAGGTGCAATAG
- the lon gene encoding Lon protease: MDFSDKKIPDALPVLPLKDAVIFPRMVVPLAIREEAHRRLVDDALHGDKMVLTVMMKDGAEGETTGTPEVHRIGTACHIMKLSKMDEGTVVVVQGIARVEIKGVKQGEHYSLAEVERLEDIGRSGKKIDAMTLSIMNLFKEIVDLSPHLPDELIDLAKNIEEPGPLADMIVSTLNLDRHKKQDILECLDVKTRLERITRFLSEDLELQKMGRQIQDQVKKGIDQHQKEFYLKEQLKAIQKELGMGDDEGSEIDELLERLEEKDLPEPVKAVAEKELRRLSGMNPASSEYTVSRTYLDWILDLPWNEGTEETLDIRRAERVLNRHHYNLEKVKKRILEYLAVRKLNPAHKGPILCLVGPPGTGKTSLGRSIAEAMGRKFVRTSLGGVRDEAEIRGHRRTYVGALPGRIIQGIKRAGSNNPVYILDEIDKVGTDFRGDPSSALLEVLDPEQNFSFSDHYLEVEFDLSKVMFIATANQLDPVPPPLRDRMEVLELAGYTEDEKLNIARKFLIPRQVKEHGLSREKIIIRTPAVRKIIREYTREAGVRNLEREIGAICRAVARGVAEGSEDLFDVSAAALQEYLGNPRFTFDLAKRTSVPGVAIGLAWTPAGGDILFVEATMMPGKKSLNLTGQLGDVMKESAHTAMSYLRSKAAQFGIREDFFAERDFHIHVPAGAIPKDGPSAGVTMLTALASLLIGRPVRHRVAMTGEVTLRGMVLPVGGIKEKVLAASRSGIKEIILPEGNRHDLDDIPEKIRKQLIFHLVNRMEDVLALALEEKKDETEKRSHEASTVKQASEEDGK, translated from the coding sequence ATGGATTTTTCCGATAAAAAGATCCCGGACGCTTTACCGGTGCTTCCTTTGAAGGATGCCGTGATCTTCCCCAGGATGGTGGTCCCTCTGGCTATCCGGGAGGAGGCGCATCGCCGGTTGGTGGATGACGCCCTCCACGGGGACAAGATGGTCCTGACCGTCATGATGAAGGACGGGGCGGAGGGAGAAACGACCGGTACGCCGGAGGTGCACCGGATCGGGACGGCGTGCCATATCATGAAGCTGTCGAAGATGGATGAGGGCACCGTCGTTGTCGTGCAGGGCATAGCGCGGGTAGAGATCAAGGGCGTCAAACAGGGGGAGCATTACAGCCTGGCCGAGGTGGAGCGTCTGGAAGACATCGGCCGCAGCGGGAAAAAGATCGATGCGATGACGTTGAGCATCATGAATCTATTCAAGGAGATCGTGGATCTGTCCCCCCACCTGCCGGACGAGCTGATCGATCTGGCCAAGAATATCGAGGAGCCGGGTCCTCTGGCGGATATGATCGTTTCCACCCTCAATCTCGATCGCCACAAGAAGCAGGACATCCTCGAGTGCCTGGATGTCAAGACCCGGCTGGAGCGGATTACGCGCTTTCTGAGCGAGGACCTCGAACTGCAGAAAATGGGGCGTCAGATCCAGGATCAGGTGAAAAAGGGGATCGACCAGCACCAGAAGGAGTTCTACCTGAAGGAGCAGCTCAAGGCGATCCAGAAAGAACTCGGAATGGGGGATGACGAAGGCTCCGAGATCGACGAACTGCTGGAGCGGCTCGAGGAAAAGGATCTGCCGGAACCGGTCAAGGCGGTGGCGGAAAAAGAGCTTCGCAGGCTTTCCGGGATGAACCCTGCATCCTCCGAATACACGGTTTCCCGAACCTACCTGGATTGGATCCTCGACCTGCCCTGGAACGAGGGGACGGAGGAGACCCTGGATATCCGGCGTGCGGAGCGGGTCCTGAACAGGCATCACTACAACCTCGAAAAGGTCAAGAAGCGTATTCTCGAATACCTGGCGGTGCGTAAGCTGAATCCGGCCCACAAGGGCCCGATCCTCTGCCTGGTGGGGCCGCCCGGGACAGGCAAGACGAGCCTGGGACGATCGATCGCCGAGGCCATGGGCCGCAAGTTCGTCCGCACCTCCCTCGGCGGGGTGCGGGACGAGGCCGAGATCCGTGGGCATCGCCGCACCTATGTGGGCGCCCTGCCCGGCCGGATCATCCAGGGGATCAAACGGGCGGGTTCCAACAACCCGGTCTACATCCTGGATGAGATCGACAAAGTGGGGACCGACTTTCGCGGGGATCCGTCTTCGGCGCTTCTCGAAGTCCTCGATCCCGAGCAGAACTTCTCGTTTTCCGATCACTACCTGGAGGTGGAATTCGATCTGTCGAAGGTCATGTTCATTGCCACGGCCAATCAGCTGGATCCGGTGCCGCCTCCCCTCCGGGACCGGATGGAGGTGCTCGAGCTGGCCGGCTACACGGAGGACGAGAAACTCAACATCGCCCGGAAATTTTTGATCCCAAGACAGGTCAAGGAGCATGGACTCAGCCGGGAGAAGATCATCATCCGGACGCCGGCTGTCCGGAAGATCATCCGGGAATACACCCGGGAGGCGGGGGTCCGGAATCTCGAGCGCGAGATCGGCGCCATCTGCCGTGCGGTCGCCCGCGGGGTGGCCGAGGGGAGCGAAGACCTTTTTGACGTCTCGGCAGCTGCGCTGCAGGAGTACCTCGGGAACCCGCGTTTTACCTTCGATCTGGCGAAGCGGACTTCGGTTCCCGGGGTGGCCATTGGACTGGCCTGGACCCCTGCAGGAGGGGATATCCTCTTTGTCGAGGCGACGATGATGCCGGGGAAGAAATCACTGAACCTGACCGGTCAACTCGGGGATGTGATGAAGGAGTCCGCCCATACGGCGATGAGCTATCTGCGGTCGAAGGCCGCTCAGTTCGGGATCAGGGAGGACTTTTTCGCGGAACGGGATTTTCACATCCACGTCCCTGCCGGCGCCATCCCCAAGGACGGCCCGTCCGCCGGCGTCACCATGCTGACGGCACTGGCCTCGTTGTTGATCGGGAGGCCCGTTCGGCACCGCGTCGCCATGACGGGCGAGGTGACGTTGCGGGGCATGGTCCTGCCGGTCGGCGGGATCAAGGAGAAGGTTCTCGCTGCGAGCCGGAGCGGGATCAAAGAGATCATCCTCCCGGAGGGGAATCGCCATGATCTGGATGATATCCCCGAAAAGATCCGCAAGCAGCTGATTTTCCATCTGGTTAACCGCATGGAAGACGTCCTCGCGCTGGCGCTCGAGGAAAAAAAGGACGAGACGGAAAAGCGTTCCCATGAGGCTTCGACAGTGAAGCAGGCATCGGAGGAGGACGGAAAATGA
- a CDS encoding hypothetical protein (Evidence 5 : Unknown function): protein MYLLKVRLDRNPGKFHDKVNRLMDEVMNLRGPVLNATSADWVPEADLYETAEEIVLLVNLAGVRKEDIEVTFFENYLRVAGTRALCGSDAPARYHRLEMGHGNFERIFRVPAWVDGDRIEAAFSEGLLTVRMKKGPMPQPRFIELDQ from the coding sequence ATGTATCTTTTGAAGGTTCGCTTGGACCGCAACCCCGGCAAGTTCCACGACAAGGTGAATCGACTGATGGACGAGGTCATGAACCTGCGGGGTCCGGTCCTGAACGCCACGAGCGCCGATTGGGTGCCTGAGGCGGACCTGTACGAAACAGCGGAAGAAATCGTCCTGTTGGTGAATCTGGCCGGGGTCCGCAAAGAGGATATCGAAGTGACCTTTTTCGAAAATTACCTGCGGGTAGCCGGAACCAGGGCGCTTTGCGGGAGCGATGCGCCTGCGCGCTACCACCGTCTCGAAATGGGACACGGCAATTTCGAACGAATCTTCCGGGTGCCCGCCTGGGTCGATGGGGATCGGATCGAAGCCGCCTTTTCGGAGGGTCTCCTGACCGTCCGGATGAAAAAGGGCCCGATGCCGCAGCCGCGGTTCATCGAACTGGATCAGTGA
- a CDS encoding DnaK-like protein produces the protein MDKPSYIVGIDLGTTNSVVAYTEAEVEETGFPEIHVFKIPQLVGPGSIAERPVLPSFLLVPGPHDLPPGALALPWDPDGDLAVGEFARDRGAELPHRLIASSKSWLCHTGVDRRAPILPWEGPEDVRKLSPVAASAAILSHIREAWNHAFAKEDANLFLENQEVFLTVPASFDAVARDLTVEAAGLAGLPQIVLLEEPQAAFYAWIEASRDGWRKRVRKGDLVLVVDVGGGTTDFSLIRVSDDRGELELDRIAVGEHLLVGGDNMDLTLAHAVSRSLAEQGRKLNAYQLRGLWSACRSAKEKLLTGGGEDKVPVTVLGRGSSLIGGTLTTQLEREEVNRILVEGFFGLCGREAEPQSTVRTGMRELGLSYAADPAVTHHLAAFLRRAGRSREGVDGEGPLPTAVLFNGGVMKATGLRRRILEVLRSWGPSPDGVRELSSQDLNLAVAKGAAYYGLARRGRGIRIRGGLGRSYYIGVEAALPAVPGMPTPQKALCLAPFGMEEGTEVTLEGKTFGLLVGEPVRFDFLGSLTRRQDTPGTIVEDWEGEIETLTTLETVLEGEPGTVVPVVLQVKVTEVGALEVWCLAQEGGGRFRLAFNVREHADRENGR, from the coding sequence TTGGACAAGCCGAGCTACATCGTCGGTATCGATCTTGGGACAACCAACAGCGTCGTTGCTTATACAGAAGCGGAGGTCGAGGAAACCGGTTTTCCGGAGATCCATGTCTTCAAAATCCCCCAACTGGTCGGGCCTGGATCTATTGCCGAACGGCCTGTTCTGCCGTCCTTCTTACTCGTCCCCGGGCCGCACGATCTGCCCCCGGGGGCGCTGGCACTGCCTTGGGATCCTGATGGCGATCTGGCCGTCGGTGAGTTTGCCCGCGACCGCGGCGCTGAACTCCCGCACCGGCTGATTGCATCTTCCAAGTCCTGGCTCTGCCACACAGGGGTGGATCGGCGCGCGCCCATACTACCTTGGGAAGGTCCGGAGGACGTCCGTAAGCTGTCGCCGGTCGCCGCGTCGGCCGCTATTCTTTCGCATATCCGGGAGGCCTGGAACCACGCATTCGCCAAGGAGGATGCGAACCTTTTCCTGGAAAATCAGGAGGTTTTCCTGACGGTGCCCGCCTCCTTCGATGCGGTGGCACGGGACCTGACCGTGGAGGCCGCCGGCCTCGCCGGCCTGCCGCAGATCGTCCTGCTCGAAGAGCCGCAGGCCGCATTCTATGCCTGGATCGAGGCGTCACGGGACGGTTGGCGCAAGCGGGTGCGGAAGGGCGATCTGGTGCTGGTGGTGGACGTGGGCGGCGGGACGACGGATTTCAGCCTCATCCGGGTGTCGGATGACAGGGGCGAACTCGAGCTTGACCGGATTGCCGTCGGTGAACACCTGCTGGTGGGCGGCGACAACATGGACCTGACCCTCGCTCATGCTGTGTCGCGATCTCTGGCGGAGCAGGGCCGCAAGTTGAATGCCTACCAGCTGCGCGGCCTCTGGTCGGCCTGCAGGTCTGCGAAGGAAAAGCTCCTCACCGGAGGCGGGGAGGACAAGGTCCCGGTCACGGTCCTCGGCCGCGGGTCGAGCTTGATCGGAGGGACGCTCACCACCCAGCTCGAGCGCGAAGAGGTGAACCGAATCCTGGTGGAAGGCTTCTTCGGCCTCTGCGGGCGCGAGGCCGAGCCGCAAAGCACGGTCCGCACCGGGATGAGGGAACTCGGGCTTTCCTATGCCGCCGATCCGGCCGTTACCCACCACCTGGCCGCATTTTTGCGCCGCGCCGGACGCTCGAGGGAAGGCGTGGACGGTGAAGGGCCTCTGCCGACGGCCGTTCTGTTCAACGGCGGAGTCATGAAGGCGACCGGACTGCGCCGCCGGATCCTGGAGGTGCTTCGGTCTTGGGGGCCGTCACCCGATGGGGTGCGGGAACTCTCGAGCCAGGATCTCAACCTTGCCGTGGCGAAGGGAGCGGCCTATTATGGTTTGGCGCGGCGCGGCAGGGGAATCCGGATCAGGGGCGGCCTGGGTCGGAGCTATTATATCGGTGTCGAGGCTGCCCTGCCTGCTGTTCCGGGCATGCCCACTCCGCAGAAGGCCCTCTGCCTGGCCCCTTTCGGCATGGAGGAAGGCACGGAGGTGACCCTCGAGGGGAAGACCTTCGGGTTGCTGGTCGGGGAACCGGTCCGATTCGATTTCCTGGGTTCGCTGACGCGACGTCAGGACACCCCCGGGACCATTGTGGAAGACTGGGAAGGTGAGATCGAAACCCTGACGACCCTGGAGACCGTGCTGGAGGGTGAACCGGGAACGGTCGTTCCGGTCGTCTTGCAGGTAAAGGTCACCGAGGTGGGTGCACTCGAGGTCTGGTGCCTGGCCCAGGAGGGGGGCGGCCGGTTCAGGCTCGCATTCAACGTCAGGGAGCACGCAGATCGCGAAAATGGTCGATAA
- a CDS encoding conserved hypothetical protein (Evidence 4 : Unknown function but conserved in other organisms), translating to MTEQDEAVSRWVWVIVQSDGSGEQFLGQVDGDLNISFIPAFPEKDAALMGLGRLAREKGMTYEAQAIRLDDLRARAGQNGFAVFVLDGEGRIVERH from the coding sequence ATGACGGAGCAGGACGAGGCAGTGAGCCGTTGGGTATGGGTGATCGTGCAAAGTGACGGGAGCGGGGAGCAGTTTCTGGGGCAGGTCGATGGGGATCTGAACATCTCCTTCATCCCGGCCTTTCCGGAAAAAGACGCCGCACTGATGGGGCTTGGCCGGTTGGCGAGGGAAAAGGGCATGACCTACGAAGCCCAGGCCATCCGCCTTGACGATTTGAGGGCCCGGGCCGGGCAGAACGGCTTCGCCGTGTTCGTCCTGGATGGCGAAGGCCGCATCGTCGAAAGGCACTGA
- the gltA gene encoding citrate synthase (Evidence 2a : Function from experimental evidences in other organisms; PubMedId : 3309132, 3514304, 6343122, 6380576, 6383359, 9579066; Product type e : enzyme): MQETAKLIVDGRTFELPIVRGTEGEKALDISRLRSETSLITLDPGYANTGSCESSITFMDGEKGILRYRGIPVDQLAERSSFVETAYLLINGELPTRQELNRFSVMLNDHSLVHEDMRAFFENFPRRAHPMGILSSMVNALRAFYPELPERGEEEEINITFTRLLSKVRTMAAASYKISRGHRVVYPRHDLSYCANFLNMMFDSPVKPYVIDDDIVQALNVFWILHADHEQNCSTAAVRLVGSARVNLYAAISAGICALWGPLHGGANQAVIEMLNRIYTEGGDPGPFILRAKDRKDPFRLMGFGHRVYKTYDPRAKIMKAMCDRILEKLNLNDPLLDIAKTLEEVALNDPYFIDHNLYPNVDFYSGIVLRALGIPLNMFTVMFAIGRLPGWISQWKESVDDPKWKLHRPRQIYVGPRERDYAPIGERK, from the coding sequence ATGCAGGAGACGGCCAAACTCATTGTGGACGGCAGGACCTTCGAACTGCCCATCGTCCGTGGAACGGAGGGCGAAAAGGCCCTGGACATCTCACGCCTCAGGAGTGAAACCAGTCTGATCACCCTCGATCCGGGGTATGCCAATACCGGCAGCTGCGAGAGCAGCATCACCTTCATGGACGGCGAAAAAGGCATCCTGCGCTATCGCGGGATCCCGGTCGATCAGTTGGCCGAGCGTTCGAGCTTCGTCGAGACGGCCTACCTGCTGATCAACGGAGAGCTGCCTACGCGTCAGGAATTGAACCGCTTTTCGGTCATGTTGAATGACCATTCCCTCGTGCATGAGGATATGCGGGCGTTCTTCGAAAACTTTCCCCGCCGGGCGCACCCGATGGGCATCCTTTCCTCGATGGTGAATGCCCTGAGGGCCTTTTACCCGGAACTCCCGGAGCGCGGCGAGGAGGAGGAGATCAACATCACCTTCACGCGGCTGCTCTCGAAGGTCCGGACGATGGCGGCCGCCTCCTACAAGATCTCGCGGGGGCACAGGGTCGTCTATCCGCGGCATGATCTCAGCTACTGCGCAAATTTTCTGAACATGATGTTCGACTCGCCGGTCAAACCCTACGTCATTGACGACGATATTGTCCAGGCGTTGAATGTCTTCTGGATCCTGCATGCCGACCATGAACAGAACTGTTCGACGGCGGCGGTCCGGTTGGTGGGAAGCGCACGGGTCAATCTCTATGCCGCCATCTCCGCGGGGATTTGCGCCCTCTGGGGACCATTGCACGGCGGGGCCAATCAGGCGGTGATCGAGATGTTGAATCGGATCTATACGGAGGGAGGAGACCCCGGCCCATTCATATTGCGTGCCAAGGACCGCAAGGACCCCTTCCGTTTGATGGGTTTCGGGCATCGCGTTTACAAGACCTACGATCCGCGGGCGAAGATCATGAAGGCCATGTGCGACCGGATCCTGGAAAAGCTCAATCTGAACGACCCGCTTCTGGACATTGCGAAGACGCTCGAAGAGGTGGCTCTCAACGACCCCTATTTCATCGATCACAACCTGTACCCGAATGTGGACTTCTACAGCGGGATTGTCCTGAGGGCCCTCGGGATCCCATTGAACATGTTCACGGTCATGTTTGCCATCGGGCGGTTGCCGGGTTGGATCAGCCAGTGGAAAGAGAGCGTGGACGACCCGAAGTGGAAGCTGCACCGGCCGCGGCAGATTTATGTGGGCCCTCGGGAAAGGGATTACGCTCCTATTGGGGAGCGGAAATAG
- a CDS encoding conserved hypothetical protein (Evidence 4 : Unknown function but conserved in other organisms) codes for MVDKRFIVGIDLGTTNSAVSYVDLENGERLPAGIHLFAIPQLNAPGEVLAQDILPSFLYLPGGHEIDPEAVRLPWHTPAAEGLVGVFAREQGARVPKRLVSSAKSWLCHGRVDRRAAVLPWGVDEGLPRVSPVAATAAYLRHVREAWNHRWDYDEALLLEGQNVVVTVPASFDEVARDLTVEAAESAGIPKFLLLEEPLAVFYSWLVRHENDWHERVRPGELVLVCDVGGGTTDFTLITLREKEGVPEFERIAVGDHLILGGDNMDLALARIAEGRMQRGGRAAPLQLHRWQALCHQCRSAKEEILTGDAPSRSITLVGEGRRVIGGTLSTSLDREEIERVILDGFFPLVDPDEDLREPQRRGMTELGLPYAQDPAITRHLIRFLERHREDIARASGRETPYPDLILFNGGALKPAIIRDRIRQAVRCRFSLTDEGAPRVLENPHLDLAVAIGASYYGLVKVGRGVRVGSGSPRAYYLGLGTAGRAEKDTEGGKAICLIERGMHEGADIRVPDRRFEVLANQPVHFQLFSSSFRSGDHIGDVIEVDETLTALPPIRTVIQFGKKARETAIPVQVEASYTEMGTLAIWCRSLLTEHRWRLQFQLREAEAAVPVADHAFLEESVVEGALSVIEETFTGTGQGPAPERLVKTLEEQIGKSKDRWPLSVIRRFADALMECPDARERSSEVESRWLNLLGFCLRPGFGDALDEHRLQKIWRLYNRGPLHTNHPQVRPEWWCLWRRVAGGLSVAQQRQVGIDFAALVRPKKKKDQKKLPPQEHLELWMALANMERLPAADKELWARILLEGFNPKSVKPQYWWALARITAREPLYGPVDRVVPPRAVAAMVDTILATDWRNPKPVGAALAQMGRLTGDRTRDLDLEVIARMVAWLEPHEWAHEWIRCLREVVPVAEQEEEALFGEALPAGIRLHQG; via the coding sequence ATGGTCGATAAGCGTTTCATCGTCGGAATTGATCTCGGGACCACCAATTCGGCGGTCTCCTACGTGGACCTGGAAAACGGGGAACGCCTGCCGGCAGGCATACACCTGTTCGCCATTCCCCAGCTGAATGCCCCGGGAGAAGTGTTGGCGCAGGACATTCTTCCCTCTTTCCTGTATCTCCCGGGTGGGCACGAGATCGATCCGGAGGCGGTGCGGCTGCCTTGGCACACGCCTGCAGCTGAGGGCCTGGTCGGGGTTTTTGCGCGCGAACAGGGCGCCAGGGTGCCGAAACGGCTGGTTTCATCGGCCAAGAGCTGGCTTTGCCACGGCAGGGTGGACCGCAGGGCGGCCGTCCTCCCGTGGGGCGTTGACGAGGGCCTGCCGCGCGTCTCGCCGGTCGCCGCCACGGCCGCCTATCTGCGGCACGTCCGCGAGGCATGGAATCACCGCTGGGACTATGACGAAGCCCTCCTTCTGGAAGGTCAGAACGTGGTCGTGACGGTACCGGCCTCCTTCGACGAGGTGGCGCGGGATTTGACGGTGGAGGCGGCGGAAAGCGCCGGCATCCCGAAATTTCTGCTGCTCGAAGAACCCCTCGCCGTATTTTACAGCTGGCTCGTTCGGCACGAGAATGATTGGCACGAAAGGGTGCGGCCGGGCGAACTCGTTCTGGTGTGCGACGTGGGGGGGGGGACCACCGATTTTACGCTCATCACCCTCCGGGAAAAGGAGGGTGTCCCGGAGTTCGAACGGATTGCGGTGGGGGACCATCTCATCCTCGGCGGGGACAACATGGACCTCGCCCTGGCCCGTATCGCCGAAGGCCGCATGCAGCGCGGGGGTAGGGCCGCGCCGCTCCAGCTGCATCGCTGGCAGGCCCTCTGCCATCAGTGCCGTTCGGCCAAGGAAGAGATTTTGACCGGGGATGCGCCTTCCCGCAGCATCACCCTGGTCGGCGAGGGTCGTCGCGTCATCGGCGGCACGCTCAGCACATCTTTGGATCGGGAGGAGATCGAGCGGGTGATCCTGGATGGGTTCTTCCCGCTGGTCGACCCCGATGAAGACCTCAGAGAGCCTCAGCGCAGGGGCATGACGGAACTCGGCCTCCCCTATGCCCAGGATCCGGCGATTACACGGCACCTGATCCGCTTTCTCGAACGGCATCGGGAAGACATCGCCCGGGCTTCAGGGCGCGAAACGCCCTATCCGGACCTGATCCTCTTCAACGGCGGGGCCCTGAAACCCGCGATCATTCGGGACCGAATCCGGCAGGCGGTCCGCTGCCGGTTTTCTCTGACCGATGAAGGGGCGCCCCGGGTGCTCGAAAACCCGCATCTCGATCTGGCCGTCGCTATCGGGGCGTCCTATTATGGACTCGTCAAGGTGGGACGAGGCGTCCGAGTCGGCAGCGGGAGTCCGCGTGCCTACTATTTGGGACTCGGAACCGCAGGGCGCGCGGAGAAGGATACGGAGGGCGGAAAGGCGATCTGCCTGATCGAGAGGGGTATGCACGAGGGGGCCGATATCCGGGTGCCGGACCGTAGATTCGAGGTTCTGGCCAACCAGCCGGTGCATTTTCAGCTCTTCAGTTCGAGCTTCCGCTCGGGCGATCACATCGGGGATGTCATCGAGGTGGATGAAACCCTGACGGCGCTTCCACCGATCCGCACCGTCATCCAGTTCGGGAAAAAGGCCCGTGAAACGGCCATACCTGTTCAGGTGGAGGCGTCCTATACGGAGATGGGAACTCTTGCCATCTGGTGCCGGTCTCTTTTAACGGAACACCGGTGGCGCCTCCAGTTTCAGCTGCGTGAAGCAGAGGCCGCGGTTCCGGTTGCGGACCATGCCTTTCTCGAGGAGTCCGTTGTGGAAGGGGCTCTGAGTGTCATTGAGGAGACCTTTACGGGTACGGGACAGGGCCCGGCGCCGGAGCGCCTGGTCAAGACGCTGGAAGAGCAGATCGGCAAATCGAAGGATCGCTGGCCCCTCAGCGTCATCCGCCGTTTTGCCGACGCCTTGATGGAGTGCCCCGATGCCAGGGAAAGGAGTTCGGAGGTGGAGTCCCGCTGGCTCAATCTCCTGGGGTTCTGCCTGCGGCCGGGCTTTGGTGATGCCCTGGACGAGCACCGGCTCCAAAAGATCTGGCGGCTGTACAACCGCGGGCCTCTGCACACGAATCACCCGCAGGTCCGCCCGGAGTGGTGGTGCCTCTGGCGGCGCGTGGCCGGGGGATTGAGTGTTGCGCAGCAGAGGCAGGTGGGGATCGATTTTGCGGCGCTCGTTCGTCCGAAGAAGAAGAAAGACCAGAAGAAGCTTCCGCCCCAGGAGCATCTGGAGCTGTGGATGGCCCTGGCGAATATGGAGCGGCTGCCGGCCGCGGACAAAGAACTGTGGGCGCGCATTCTGCTCGAAGGATTCAACCCGAAAAGCGTCAAACCGCAGTACTGGTGGGCGCTGGCGAGGATCACGGCCCGGGAGCCCCTTTACGGCCCGGTGGACCGTGTGGTTCCACCCAGGGCTGTGGCCGCGATGGTCGATACGATCCTCGCCACGGACTGGCGCAACCCGAAACCGGTCGGTGCGGCCCTGGCCCAGATGGGTCGATTGACCGGGGACCGGACGCGGGACCTGGATCTGGAGGTGATCGCGCGCATGGTGGCATGGCTGGAGCCTCACGAGTGGGCCCATGAATGGATTCGATGCCTGCGGGAGGTGGTTCCGGTGGCGGAGCAGGAGGAGGAAGCGCTTTTCGGCGAGGCGCTGCCTGCCGGGATTCGGCTGCACCAGGGATGA
- the frdB gene encoding Fumarate reductase iron-sulfur subunit codes for MARRLTFQIFRYNPQDPASSPHTDLFRLEETDSMTLFIALSRLREEQDPSLQFDFCCRAGICGSCAMVINGRPGLACKTLTKDLPEDITLMPLPVFKLIGDLSVDTGTWFRAMNERIGSWIHTSKSFDPNGEEERMDNAVAEEIYELERCVECGCCVAACGTANMRKDFMGAVALNRIARFMLDPRDQRGDKEYFDVIGTDEGIFGCMGLLGCEDVCPKNLPLQDQLGILRRKMGWTAVKKLFRFVK; via the coding sequence ATGGCGAGACGGCTCACCTTCCAAATCTTCCGCTACAATCCACAGGACCCTGCATCTTCGCCCCACACGGATCTCTTCCGCCTGGAGGAGACCGACAGTATGACCCTCTTCATCGCCCTCTCGCGCCTCCGCGAAGAGCAGGACCCTTCGCTGCAATTCGACTTCTGCTGCCGCGCCGGAATCTGCGGCTCCTGCGCGATGGTCATCAACGGCCGGCCGGGCCTCGCCTGCAAGACGCTCACCAAAGACCTGCCCGAGGATATCACCCTCATGCCCCTGCCGGTCTTCAAGCTGATCGGGGATCTTTCGGTGGATACGGGCACGTGGTTCAGGGCCATGAACGAGCGCATCGGCTCATGGATCCACACCAGCAAGTCCTTCGACCCGAATGGCGAGGAAGAGCGGATGGACAACGCCGTCGCCGAAGAGATCTATGAACTCGAGCGCTGCGTCGAGTGCGGGTGCTGTGTCGCGGCCTGCGGCACCGCCAATATGCGGAAGGATTTCATGGGGGCGGTGGCATTGAACCGCATTGCGCGATTCATGTTGGATCCCCGGGATCAGAGAGGAGATAAGGAGTATTTCGACGTCATCGGAACCGACGAAGGCATCTTTGGATGCATGGGCCTGCTGGGGTGCGAGGACGTCTGCCCGAAAAACCTGCCGCTCCAGGATCAACTCGGCATCCTGCGGCGCAAAATGGGCTGGACCGCCGTCAAGAAGCTCTTTCGCTTTGTAAAATAA